In Gorilla gorilla gorilla isolate KB3781 chromosome 12, NHGRI_mGorGor1-v2.1_pri, whole genome shotgun sequence, the following are encoded in one genomic region:
- the SLC35F6 gene encoding solute carrier family 35 member F6 isoform X2 has translation MPRWADNFMAEGCGGSKEHSFQHPFLQAVGMFLGEFSCLAAFYLLRCRAAGQSDSSVDPQQPFNPLLFLPPALCDMTGTSLMYVALNMTSASSFQMLRGAVIIFTGLFSVAFLGRRLVLSQWLGILATIAGLVVVGLADLLSKHDSQHKLSEVITGDLLIIMAQIIVAIQMVLEEKFVYKHNVHPLRAVGTEGLFGFVILSLLLVPMYYIPAGSFSGNPRGTLEDALDAFCQVGRQPLIAVALLGNISSIAFFNFAGISVTKELSATTRMVLDSLRTVVIWALSLALGWEAFHALQILGFLILLIGTALYNGLHRPLLGRLSRGRPLAEESEQERLLGGTRTPINDAS, from the exons ATGCCCAG ATGGGCGGACAATTTCATGGCCGAGGGCTGCGGAGGGAGCAAGGAGCACAGCTTCCAGCATCCCTTCCTCCAG GCAGTGGGCATGTTCCTGGGAGAATTCTCCTGCCTGGCTGCCTTCTACCTCCTCCGGTGCAGAGCCGCAGGGCAATCAGACTCCAGCGTAGACCCCCAGCAGCCCTTCAACCCTCTTCTTTTCCTGCCCCCAGCGCTCTGTGACATGACAGGGACCAGCCTCATGTATGTGG CTCTGAACATGACCAGTGCTTCCAGCTTCCAGATGCTGCGGGGTGCAGTGATCATATTCACTGGCCTGTTCTCGGTGGCCTTCCTGGGCCGGAGGCTGGTGCTGAGCCAGTGGCTGGGCATCCTAGCCACCATCGCGGGGCTGGTGGTTGTGGGCCTGGCTGACCTCCTGAGCAAGCACGACAGTCAGCACAAGCTCAGCGAAGTGATCACAG GGGACCTGTTGATCATCATGGCCCAGATCATCGTTGCCATCCAGATGGTGCTAGAGGAGAAGTTCGTCTACAAACACAATGTGCACCCACTGCGGGCAGTTGGCACTGAGG GCCTGTTTGGCTTTGTGATCCTCTCCCTGCTGCTGGTGCCCATGTACTACATCCCAGCCGGCTCCTTCAGCGGAAACCCTCGTGGGACACTGGAGGATGCATTGGACGCCTTCTGCCAGGTGGGCCGGCAGCCGCTCATTGCCGTGGCACTGCTGGGCAACATCAGCAGCATTGCCTTCTTCAACTTCGCAGGCATCAGCGTCACCAAGGAACTGAGTGCCACCACCCGCATGGTGTTGGACAGCTTGCGCACCGTTGTCATCTGGGCACTGAGCCTGGCACTGGGCTGGGAGGCCTTCCATGCACTGCAGATCCTTGGCTTCCTCATACTCCTTATAGGCACTGCCCTCTACAATGGGCTACACCGTCCGCTGCTGGGCCGCCTGTCCAGGGGCCGGCCCCTGGCAGAGGAGAGCGAGCAGGAGAGACTGCTGGGTGGCACCCGGACTCCCATCAATGATGCCAGCTGA
- the SLC35F6 gene encoding solute carrier family 35 member F6 isoform X3, producing MAWTKYQLFLAGLMLVTGSINTLSAKWADNFMAEGCGGSKEHSFQHPFLQAVGMFLGEFSCLAAFYLLRCRAAGQSDSSVDPQQPFNPLLFLPPALCDMTGTSLMYVALNMTSASSFQMLRGAVIIFTGLFSVAFLGRRLVLSQWLGILATIAGLVVVGLADLLSKHDSQHKLSEVITGLFGFVILSLLLVPMYYIPAGSFSGNPRGTLEDALDAFCQVGRQPLIAVALLGNISSIAFFNFAGISVTKELSATTRMVLDSLRTVVIWALSLALGWEAFHALQILGFLILLIGTALYNGLHRPLLGRLSRGRPLAEESEQERLLGGTRTPINDAS from the exons ATGGCCTGGACCAAGTACCAGCTGTTCCTGGCCGGGCTCATGCTCGTTACCGGCTCCATCAACACGCTCTCGGCAAA ATGGGCGGACAATTTCATGGCCGAGGGCTGCGGAGGGAGCAAGGAGCACAGCTTCCAGCATCCCTTCCTCCAG GCAGTGGGCATGTTCCTGGGAGAATTCTCCTGCCTGGCTGCCTTCTACCTCCTCCGGTGCAGAGCCGCAGGGCAATCAGACTCCAGCGTAGACCCCCAGCAGCCCTTCAACCCTCTTCTTTTCCTGCCCCCAGCGCTCTGTGACATGACAGGGACCAGCCTCATGTATGTGG CTCTGAACATGACCAGTGCTTCCAGCTTCCAGATGCTGCGGGGTGCAGTGATCATATTCACTGGCCTGTTCTCGGTGGCCTTCCTGGGCCGGAGGCTGGTGCTGAGCCAGTGGCTGGGCATCCTAGCCACCATCGCGGGGCTGGTGGTTGTGGGCCTGGCTGACCTCCTGAGCAAGCACGACAGTCAGCACAAGCTCAGCGAAGTGATCACAG GCCTGTTTGGCTTTGTGATCCTCTCCCTGCTGCTGGTGCCCATGTACTACATCCCAGCCGGCTCCTTCAGCGGAAACCCTCGTGGGACACTGGAGGATGCATTGGACGCCTTCTGCCAGGTGGGCCGGCAGCCGCTCATTGCCGTGGCACTGCTGGGCAACATCAGCAGCATTGCCTTCTTCAACTTCGCAGGCATCAGCGTCACCAAGGAACTGAGTGCCACCACCCGCATGGTGTTGGACAGCTTGCGCACCGTTGTCATCTGGGCACTGAGCCTGGCACTGGGCTGGGAGGCCTTCCATGCACTGCAGATCCTTGGCTTCCTCATACTCCTTATAGGCACTGCCCTCTACAATGGGCTACACCGTCCGCTGCTGGGCCGCCTGTCCAGGGGCCGGCCCCTGGCAGAGGAGAGCGAGCAGGAGAGACTGCTGGGTGGCACCCGGACTCCCATCAATGATGCCAGCTGA
- the SLC35F6 gene encoding solute carrier family 35 member F6 isoform X1: protein MAWTKYQLFLAGLMLVTGSINTLSAKWADNFMAEGCGGSKEHSFQHPFLQAVGMFLGEFSCLAAFYLLRCRAAGQSDSSVDPQQPFNPLLFLPPALCDMTGTSLMYVALNMTSASSFQMLRGAVIIFTGLFSVAFLGRRLVLSQWLGILATIAGLVVVGLADLLSKHDSQHKLSEVITGDLLIIMAQIIVAIQMVLEEKFVYKHNVHPLRAVGTEGLFGFVILSLLLVPMYYIPAGSFSGNPRGTLEDALDAFCQVGRQPLIAVALLGNISSIAFFNFAGISVTKELSATTRMVLDSLRTVVIWALSLALGWEAFHALQILGFLILLIGTALYNGLHRPLLGRLSRGRPLAEESEQERLLGGTRTPINDAS from the exons ATGGCCTGGACCAAGTACCAGCTGTTCCTGGCCGGGCTCATGCTCGTTACCGGCTCCATCAACACGCTCTCGGCAAA ATGGGCGGACAATTTCATGGCCGAGGGCTGCGGAGGGAGCAAGGAGCACAGCTTCCAGCATCCCTTCCTCCAG GCAGTGGGCATGTTCCTGGGAGAATTCTCCTGCCTGGCTGCCTTCTACCTCCTCCGGTGCAGAGCCGCAGGGCAATCAGACTCCAGCGTAGACCCCCAGCAGCCCTTCAACCCTCTTCTTTTCCTGCCCCCAGCGCTCTGTGACATGACAGGGACCAGCCTCATGTATGTGG CTCTGAACATGACCAGTGCTTCCAGCTTCCAGATGCTGCGGGGTGCAGTGATCATATTCACTGGCCTGTTCTCGGTGGCCTTCCTGGGCCGGAGGCTGGTGCTGAGCCAGTGGCTGGGCATCCTAGCCACCATCGCGGGGCTGGTGGTTGTGGGCCTGGCTGACCTCCTGAGCAAGCACGACAGTCAGCACAAGCTCAGCGAAGTGATCACAG GGGACCTGTTGATCATCATGGCCCAGATCATCGTTGCCATCCAGATGGTGCTAGAGGAGAAGTTCGTCTACAAACACAATGTGCACCCACTGCGGGCAGTTGGCACTGAGG GCCTGTTTGGCTTTGTGATCCTCTCCCTGCTGCTGGTGCCCATGTACTACATCCCAGCCGGCTCCTTCAGCGGAAACCCTCGTGGGACACTGGAGGATGCATTGGACGCCTTCTGCCAGGTGGGCCGGCAGCCGCTCATTGCCGTGGCACTGCTGGGCAACATCAGCAGCATTGCCTTCTTCAACTTCGCAGGCATCAGCGTCACCAAGGAACTGAGTGCCACCACCCGCATGGTGTTGGACAGCTTGCGCACCGTTGTCATCTGGGCACTGAGCCTGGCACTGGGCTGGGAGGCCTTCCATGCACTGCAGATCCTTGGCTTCCTCATACTCCTTATAGGCACTGCCCTCTACAATGGGCTACACCGTCCGCTGCTGGGCCGCCTGTCCAGGGGCCGGCCCCTGGCAGAGGAGAGCGAGCAGGAGAGACTGCTGGGTGGCACCCGGACTCCCATCAATGATGCCAGCTGA